The Candidatus Hydrogenedentota bacterium genome segment CACGGGAAACAGGGTGAAACTGCCGAACCGGCCAAAAGTCGAGTGGAACAAGTACGTCAGTTTTGGTTCATTCAGCGCGTCGAGGCCGCCGGGATTGCGCCAGTACGAGGCCTCGTACAGGTACAGGTCCGGGCGGCTCTGGATCGGCAGCGGGCTGCCGGTGACAGCAAGCATCACGCCGAAATGAACGGCCAGCGGCGCAGCCACGCCGAGACTGGTCCAGAACAGGGTCTGTCTTGGAAAACACGCAACCATGTACAGCCCTGCAAAGGCCACGAAAATGGTGACCGGCATGTCCAATGTGAATACGAGCCCGCCACACAGGCCGAACAAGGCAAACCGGTGCGGCGCCGGGGCAAGCCGCCCCGAGCACAACCCCAGCGCGAAGTATAACGCCGCCATGAGCGCGCCCGCTGCAGGCAGGTGATTATCGATTTGCGGGGCAAATCCCAACAGCTCGGTGCCCGCCGCGAGCGAGAACACCGCCGCCAGCCGCGTGCGAGGACTCTGGATGTGCCAGCGCGCCAGCAAGAGGAAAAAGACCAGCGCCGCCACGTAGCCGCTGCTGATGAGCGATAGCGTCATGATCCGGACGATGCGGCGCGCGTCTTCCCGGTTTGCGAGGTCCCAGCCGAACGCGCGATGCATGACCCAGTACTCGCCGGTCATCAGGAGCGGCAGGACCGGCGGCTTGGTCGAATAGAGACGCCCGTCGATTTCCACCTTGTCCACGGTGCCAGGTTCAAACGGGTTAGGCGGGTCGATGGACCATCGGCCTTCATGCACGAGCGCCCATGCCGTGGCCAGGCGGCTGTTCGCGGTGTCGCCGAGATACTGGACATGCGTGGCGCACACGACAAACACGGCCGCCGCCGTTACGAGCAGCCAGGCAAGATATTCAGGAATCCGTGTGCTCCACATAGGATTGGGGCATCCTATCCATTTCGGGCGGACGGGCGCCATGCTTCGCCAGAACGCCCGCGCGCAGGCGGAAACGCAAGCGGTTCCGGGGGGTCGTCCGAAACCGGGTCAGAAAACGCCCGTAATCTTGCCCCAGGTCCGTCCCCACCAACCCGGTCGTTCTTCCTCGGCGACAGTGCGCTGGATTTCCTCTTGCGGCGGCACCCATTCCCCGTTGACGTATTCCTCCGTCTTCTCCGCGACAAACAACGTGCCTACGCGCTTCCATTGACCGCCGCGCCATTCAAACGTCATCGTTTCGACGCCCGTGTCGCGCAGAAAGTTCTCATCCGCCGCGGCTTCGGCCCGTTTCCGGTGCAGGCGCGTGGCAAACCGCTGCTTCTCCAAGGTCACATTGGCCACGACCGGAGCCGTGCGCGACTCCGTCTCGCGGATATCCGCATCGAATTCGTCCGCGCCGTCAGGGTAAACGCTATACTCCTTGAAGAAATACGGGCGGCGGAACACGATGTCCCCGCGCGCTTCATCCTGGCCGCGCTGAGCCGAAGCAATGGTGTGGCGGACCAGCTCGTTCAACGCCTCCTCCCGCTCAGAAGAGGCCTCCGTGACTTCCACCTGCTCCGCATCCACGCCCTTGCCGTTGTGGGCGCAGCCGAAAACACACGCCACCAAGAACATTGCGGGAAGAATAAGTCTGCTTGAACGCACCATGGTACAGACATCCTCTTGCTGGTTGGAAACGCGCTGCCCGCGCCCCTCATCCGCGGCCCAGGCGAACGGCGCCTATTCTAACACATACACCCCACCCTCTTGCGAGGCTCCAACCGACTCGTCATGCCCATTCCGCGCGGAACACCGCCCGGACGCCCAAGTCATCCCGCAGGCGTAAGGCGGCCCCGTTCCACCCAGTAAACGAGCAGGCGGCCGCCGCCGCGGCTCGCGTGGCGCGTATCCTCCAGACGTACCTGGCGCGGGGTGACATTGAGCACCTCGAACCGACCGCCGAGCAGGTCTCCAACGCCCACCACCTCCTCCTCGGTGGCCTCCGCGCTCCTCTTGTAGACCACCGTATTCTGTTCCGGGTTCACCTGGAGAAACATGGAATACGCGGCCACTTCGTCCAGCACTTGCTGGCGTATGTCGCGGATGCGCGCGTCATTGTCCAGAATGACGCCCTCACTGGTCAGCCGCGACGCCTTCTGGAGCAGTTCCGGGTCCCATGGGTCGGCAGTCAGCAACGCGTCGATTTCCTTCACAAAGTAATCGCGCGACTGGTTCAGCACCTGGTCGTTTTCCGGGCCGGGCGCATTATTCACGGCGTCCAACGCGGCCTTCAAGACTTCAAGGCCGCCGCCGTTCGCCGCCATCATCTCCGGCGCCCGGTTGTGGTACGTGGGCTTCTGCTCGACATCATCGCTGCGCAGCCCCTCCACTATCTTGTAGACAAACACGAGGCAAAGCAGCGTCGCGACGGCCACGCCCAGCCCCAACAACAGCCGCGATGCACCCGAGGGTTGCTGCGCGACACGCGGCGGCGGCGTGCTCGAGACCGTCGAGGAACTCAGCGCGAACTGCATCAGGTCGCGGCTGCGCGCGTCCAGTTCCGGAAGCCCCGAACCTCCGCCGAGGGCGGACGGCTCGCTGCCGGGCAGGTCGGCCTTCTGCCCGGAGATGACCTCGGCCCGAAAGGCCTCGATCGCCTCGATCACGTCCCCCGAAGGCGTATAGGTCGGTTGCGCGTCCCCCCCGAGGTCCTGGATAGTCAGATTGGCCTCTTTGCGCCTGGGCCGGGCCACTTCCCCGCCGCAGTGACGGCACTTGGTTGCCAAGACGCTGATTGGCATGCGGCAGATTGGGCATAGCCGCATGTCGTCCTGTTCTCGGAAGGGCACATCCGTGTCTGTCACAGCGCTCATCCTCCCAAGTTGAGGTTAAACCATGCCAGCCTCTCTTATCAAGAAGAACCTGTCATGCGGCAGTTCAAGGGGCAAGCCTTCCCTGATAGACACTCCCCCACCACCGTTCTCATCCCCGTCCGTCTTGCCTCGTATCCCCATCGCTGGCTTATCATACTCGATTCCAGGGAAAAGTATTCAACTTGTCCGGCATGAGAGCAACCCTTGGCGAGCAGACCCCGGGACGGTAAGCATGGGCAGCCCCGAGTTCCCGGTCACAGTGGAAAGGCGGTCCTCGTGCAATATCCAGGACATGCGAACGGCGGCAAACACCGGCCTGCCTCCGGAATCCGCGCGGCGGACTGGCGCGACCGGCTGCTGGGGTGTTGCGCCTACCTCGGCATGGCGCCGGTCTGGTTTGCGCTAAGGCGGCGGCTCGGCCGCCCCTTCGTGGACCGTCACGCCGGCCAGGCGCTGGTCTTGTTTCTGCTGTCGATGGCCATCGCCGCGCTGTTTCTGGTTTGCGCGGGCGCGCTCTCTTACGCGGTCGTGCACAAGCGGGAAATCTATGAGGGCACCTCCATCGAGGGGTGGTTGCTCACGGTGTTTCGCTGGTTCGTGCTGGCCTGGCTCGTTTTCTGGGCTTACGGCGCCGGCTCCGCGCTGTTTGGCTCGTTTTGGGAGCTGCCGGGCGTGGCGTTTCTCGCGCGCCGGCACCGGGTTGCCGGCGCCGGGGCGATCTTCCAGACTGCCGTATACGCCCTGATACTGGCGCTGGCCGTCCTGGCCGTGCGCGCCTCCACTCTGGCCCGCGATGACTCCCGCCCCGCCGATGTGTACTTGCTCTATGAAGACGTGGACCGGTACCCGCGCTGGTTGTTCACGCTGGCGTTCTACCCCGTCACGTGCGCCGGACTGGATAGCTTCGGCGACGATAGCGTGTCGGTCTTGAAACTCACGCGTGAGAACCTTGCGACGGCGCTGGCGCAGGGCCGCTTTGTATTCATCGGCTCCCACGGCAAGGCATCCGGCATGCTGCTCGACCGCCAGTGGTTCCCGCCGGAGGACGCGGCGGCGCTGCCAAAGGGGCCGCATCTGGCTTTCGTATATTTGTCCGGCTGCGACAGCGGCGCTCAGGCGGACGCATGGCGCGCGGCGTTTGCCCCGGCCGAAGTGGTGACGCATAACCGCCTTACCGCCTTGATCGAGCATGTGTGGTGGCTCTGGTTCGAAGCGCCGGACGTCCTGCGCCGTCTCGCCGGCGGAGCGGCATCCCCGCCCGAAACCATACGCGGCTCATGAGTGGTCCTATGGACGCAGCGGTGAATAAGGTGGAACCAGCAGGCGTCCAATTGGTATACTGAGAGTCTGCATAAACATTCGCTCGCCGGGTAAGGCTCCCGGGAAAGAACCCTGTACATCAAGGAGATGTTGCGATGAAAAAACTGTTGGTAGTGACGATTGCGGCTGTGGCGACCTTGGCGCTCTATGGCGTAACGACGGTTCTGGCGCAGGAACAGGCGGCCCCGGAACAGCCGGTCGAGGTAGTCGTGGAAGGCGTGAATTACTGCGTGCTCTGCGAACTGGCGAAAGAGGAAGTCGCCGGCGCAAACAGCGCGTATGCGACGATGAACGCCGTGCGCGTAGTAGCCGCGCTGGACAAGGACAACAACCTGATGACCGACCTCGAAGGGACGACGCTGCATTACCTGCCGACGAAGCAGGCGGAACCCCTGCTGGTCGGCGAGCAGTATCAAGGCGCGAACGTGACCATCACGGGCCTGTACTACAAGCAAGCCAACGTGCTCAAGGTGGTGAGTTTCGAAGCGGAAGCCACGGGCATGGACAGCGTCCCGGTCGGCACGAAGAGCAACCTGCAGGTCCTGTAACCGCTGATTTTCAAGCTCCGCGCGGGAGACAACGCTGCTGTTGTCTCCCGCGTTTTTCTTCGCGGTCACTCAGGCGGCGGGTACGCCCGAGTCTCAGCTCCCGTTCGTTCCTCCGACCCCTCAAGGCGCCTGAGGTTCGCCTCAACCACAGCGCAACCCGGTTCGCGCAGCAGCGCTTCGCGCAAATACCGCTCCGCTTCGCCCCGCCGGCCGAATGCCACGCACAGCACGGCCGCATTGTTCAAGGTCTGCACCTCCCGGCCGTAGATGTTCAGGCCGGTTTCCAGGTGCTCCAGCGCGGATTCCGGAAGACCCTCCCTGAACCTTTCGCGCGCCCGAGCAAGGTGATACTCATAGAGGATCAGTTCCGCCGTATCGTCGCCCCGGGCCTGTTCCGGGTCCAGGCCGTTGCGCCAGCGGTAACTGGCCCATACGTCCTTGTCCGGCGTCGGCGCGCCCAGCGGGACGGCCCGGAACAACAGACCTTCCTGCCGTGCGCGCCAGTGTGGCGGCAGCGCCGGCAACGTGGTGAAGTACACGGGCCGGGCCGTGTGGCGCAGCAGCGCCCCGAAGATTCCGGGCTCGTACCGGCGGCGCGGCTTATCGCCCCATTCCGCGGGGCGGTCATCCGCGGGGATTTCCGCCAGCACCTCCAGGGAGAGATAGCCGTACTTGCGCCCGATGATGATGTCCGGGCGCACCCCTTCGCTCGCCTGCACGTACACGGCGGGAAAACTCGCATGGTCCGCCTCGGGAATGTAAATCGCGCCGGGATCCATGGATTCAAGCACATTGCGCGCATAGTCTTGAGTCCAAAAATAGGAAGACTTGTCGTTCGCGCGCCAGTGCAGGAACAACGGGGTCAGCACGCACGCGGCAAGCAGAGGAACCGCCGCCGCGGCTGTGGTTATGGACCGTACCCGCGCCAGCAGTTCTGACAGCCACAGAGCCGTCATCATGTAGGCGGGGATGCCGAACACGGTCATGATGCCGAGCCATTCCTTGTCGAAATTGAAGTTCTGAACCAGCGCGAACCCGGCAACCACTACGACGGCCGCTGTCATCGTGAATACCGCGTCGGCCCGCCGTCTCCGCCACAACAGGCACCATCCCGCGAACCCAGCGAGCGTCACAGGCCAGCCGAATTGCCGCCACCAGAAGCCGGCACATGCCGCAAGTTGCCACAGGTAACGCGCCGCGTCGCGCGGATATTGCCAATACATGAAGCTGAGCTGCTTGCGCGTCGCGTGGTCCCAGAATCCCTGCAGCGTTTCCGGATTGCCCCAGTCCATGGGCGGGTCGGCAAGCGACGCCAGCGGCATATACGCATAGACAAACAGGCCGAGCAACGCGAACAGGGCCGCACCGGCGTAGACCCGCAGCCGGGCGATGCGGAAACCGTCTTCCCGGAGCACGAAGCCCGCAAAGACCGGCCCGAGCAGCATCATGGTGTTGTGGTTGGCAAGACTGAGCCCGTAGACGAACCCGAAGACAAGCAGACGGCGATCGCCGCGCGTGCGGCGCCATTCCCACAGCAGCAGAACGCACAGGGCAATCAGAAACGCGTTGAGCGCGTAAACTTCGGCAACAACAGCCTGTTCCCAGAACTCTTGCGAAAAGGCGAGCGCCAGCGAGGCTCCGAAAGCGGCCGCTCGGTTGCGCGTAAGCCGCAGCGCGAGCAGCGCCAGCAGAAATACCGTCGCCGATGCGAAGAAGGCGGACGACAGGTTGACGCGCCAGGCAATCGAGCCAAAAGGCAGCCACGTGAACACGTGCGCAAGCAGACACCATAGAGGATATCCAGGCGGATGCGGGATGCCCAGCGCATACGCGGCGGTGATGAATTCGCCGCTGTCTTCGCCCGTGACAGTAGGCCCGAGAGTCCGCAGGTATACGAGAAAAGCGAGGCAAGCGGCGGCAAGCGCCGTGGCGTAATCCACGGCACGAAACGCACGGTCCTCGAGAGGCACGCCTGCTTGCGGTCCCATCACCTATTTTGGCCCGGCTTCTCGCTTCGATGAGAAGGAGATGCGGCTTTCCTCGCCTTTCAGGATACGCTGGATATTCGCGCGGTGCTTCCACACGACGAGCGCGGCGATTAGCACGGCCGCGACGCGCACGGGCCAGCCGTATGGCAGCAGCAGCGCGGCTACGGCCAGGACGATGGCCGCGCTGCACGAACCCGCGCTGACCATGCGCGTGGCCGCAACCACCGCGGCGAATACGAGGCCCGCCAGCAACGCAGGCAGCCAGGCCAGCGCCAGGAAGACGCCCGCGCCAGTGGCCACGCCCTTGCCTCCCCGGAACCTCAGGAACACGCTGAAGGTATGGCCGAAAATGGCCGCAACGCCGCAGGCCAGCGGCAGGTGCGGCCAAAGACCGAGACGCGCGGCGGCCAACACGGGCACGGCGCCCTTGAGCATGTCGCCCGCAAGCGCGAGCGCGCCAAGCCCCCGTCCCAGCACGCGCAGCGTGTTCGTCGCGCCGATGTTCCGGCTGCCGTGCTCGCGGATGTCCACGCCGCGCAGCCTCAGGCCAAGCCATAGCCCCGTGGGAATGGAGCCCAGGACATACGAAACGGCCACTGCGGCCGCGCACCAAACCGTATTCATGGAGCGGGATTCCCCTGCCGCAATTCCAGTTTAATCGGAACACCCGCGAAACCGTAGCGCTCGCGAAGCTGATTCTCGATAAAGCGCAGGTAGCTGAAATGAAACAGGTCTTTCCGGTTCACGAACAACACGAACGTGGGCGGCTTCACGCCCGCTTGCGTGATATAACGCACCTTCGCTGCTTTCCCCTTTACCGTCGAAGCCGGATGCTTTGCACGGATGTCTTCCATGAACTTATTGAGCTCCGCGGTATTGATCCGGAGGTCCGTTCCGGCGGCGACGCGGTCCACGTAGTCCAGCACCGTGAAAATGCGCTGGCGCGACACGTTCGAGACCGTTACGTAAGGCGCATGCTTGATGTGCGGCATCTTGAGTTCGATTTCGTCGTCGATCTGCTTGAATCGCGCCGCTCGCTCTTCGACCAGGTCCCACTTCGTCCACACCAGCACCATCCCGACCCCCTGCTCCAAGACATAGCCGATGACCCGCTTGTCCTGCTCCGTCATGCCCTCCGTCGCGTCGATCATGACCAGGCAAACGTCAGCGCGCCGGATCGCGCGCAGGGTTCGGCTCACGCTGAAGTGTTCGACCGGCGCGCGGATACCCGCCTTCTTCCGCAGCCCGGCCGTGTCGATGAGCACATATTCTTTCCCTTTCCACGAGAACTCGATATCGATCGCGTCCCGCGTCGTCCCGGGCTGTTCATGCACAATCGTGCGCTCTTCGTTCAGGATCGCATTGATGAACGAAGATTTCCCAACGTTCGGCTTGCCGATGACGGCGACCTTGACGGCCGGCGCCGCCTCCGTCTCGTCCGTTTCCCGCGGCGGCGTTTCCGGCAAATGCGCCGCCACCGCATCGAGCAAAGGCCCGATGCCGTGCCCGTGCCCCGCCGAGATCGCGTACGGCTCGCCCAGGCCGAGGCCGAAGAAATCAAACCGCCTCATCTCGAGGTCTTCGTTGTCCAGCTTGTTCACGGCCAGCACAATCGGCTTTCCCGCGCGCAGCACGTCGTCGCGAATCTGGTAATCGGTCCTCGTCAATTCGCATTGGCCATCGACAATAAAGATCAGGACGCGCGCCTCGGCCATCGCGAGGCGCAACTGGTCCTGCATCTTCTGCGATACAGGGTCAACGGGGTTTTCCATGATGCCCCCGGTATCGACTACGCGGAAGGCGCGCCCTTCCCACTCGGCCTCGCTGATGAAACGGTCTCGCGTAATGCCTTCCACATTATGGACGATGGCGCGCTGTTTGCCGAGGATACGGTTGAAGAGCGTGGATTTGCCCACGTTCGGCCGGCCGATGATGGCCACCAGCGGCAGCTTCCGTTTCTTCGGCATCACGCCGCCTTTCGGCTTGCCGCCAGCTGCGCCCCGGAATAGAAGTAATCGGCGAACGATGCGATCGTGCAGATCAGCGCGATGAGAATGAGATAGTAGGCGAGGGACAGCTTCAAAAGGACCGCGATGATCACGCTCATGTGCGCCCAGGTCGTGGCCTTGCCCAAGGCGCGCGGCCTGAACTGCGTCGGGCCCATCTGGCTCGTGATCAACAAGGCGCCCACGACGATGAAGACGTCCCGCGACAGCACAATCACCGGAAACGCCATGAACCATCGCGGCAGCACGTCATAGAAATACGGGTTTGCCGCAATGAAAACGAAACCCAGATTCACGATGAGCTTGTCGGCAAGCGGGTCCAGGCGCATGCCCAGCCGGGAGTGCTGGTGGTAGCGGCGGGCGATAAAACCGTCCAGGATGTCCGAAAGCGCCGCCGCCGTGTACAGCGCAAATGCGGCCCACCGCAGCCATTCGCGTTCTGGCGAATAAAGGTACACCAGAGCGCAAAAGACCGGGATGCAGAAGACCCGGGCCAGTGTAATGCGGTTTGCCAACGTCACCGTGCCGATTTCCCTCTTGCGCAGTTCACGACCTCCGGATGTTCCCGGAACGGGACATCACGGCGCGCGCCGCGGGCTGCCATGCCTCCTGCTCCCTTGCGCGGCATCATTCCTGCGGACGCAGATGCCGTTTGACCTGCGCCACCAGTTCCGCCGTCAAGAAAGGCTTCGTGATGAATGTGAGCGCGCCTACATGCAGGCTGTGCGCCCGCGCGTCCGGCGTGTGCGCCGAAGAGAGACACACCACCGGAATCTGCTGGGTTTCCGGGTTGGCCTTGATCTGTTCGCACACTTCGTAGCCGCTCATCGTCGGCATCATGATGTCGAGCAGGATCAGGTCGGGCTTCTCGCGGATAGCGAGGTCGAGCGCCTCCAGTCCGTCAAATGCCCTGATTACGTCGAGACCTTCCGCCTTCAGCGTGCGTTCGATCAGCATCACCACGTCCGGCTCGTCATCGACCACAAGTATCTTTGGATTAGCCACGGCGTCTCCCCAAATTGCCGGTAACTCGGTCTCCCACCGTAATATCCAGCGTGTGCATCCGCGTGCGCGGCGTCCGGCGCGGCCGCGAACGGCGGATCGTAATCGGAGCCGACGCAGGCCGGTGGATGGGCCTCAGCATGACCTGCACCCCATGGTCCACCAGACCGCCAAAACCCGGCTGCGTGCGCACTACGCGCGCCTCGATAGACTGCGACAACGGCACCTTGAATTCCTCGTCACGCATCATCTGTATCACCACGACGCTGCCCGTCTCCAACTGTTCGAGCAGGCGAATTCGCATGCCGCGCGGGTTCAGGTCCAGAACCACGCCCTCCAATTTCACGCCCGGCGCCCGCTTCGTCCAGACGAGGCACGGGCGGCACACCTCCGTGCGCGGGGCATTGCGCCGGCCACGCCGCAAAGATTTCAGCTCCGGAGACCAGATCATCTCCTCGCCGGGCGTTAGCCGGCCATCAACAAAGAGTGGCCTGCGTTTTTCCGCCATGTCCTCGTCCTTTGTGAGGGACACCGATTCATTATCTCCGCCATCTCCGCCGAATAGAAGAATACCCCAAACCGGCGGGTATTTCCATAATCCGGCGCGGCAACGCTTTCCGGGAACGGAATTTTCACCGGCAATGGATCGTTTTATCAACAACGGGTGCTGCGAACATGCCCCGTTAACTTCCCCAGACTTCGCGGAACGACAGGAGCCGCGTCTGCCTGACATGCCGGGCAGCCAAGGGTACGACAAATATAACATGAAGGAGACCATACTATGGCGTACACACTTCCTCCGTTACCCTATGCCTTTGATGCGTTGGAACCGCATATCGACGCGCGGACCATGGAAATCCACCATGGGAAGCATCATCAGGCCTATGTGAACAATGTCAACGCGGCTGTCGAGGGCATCGACGCGCTCGCGGCAAAAAACATCGAGGACCTCTTGCGCAGTGTTCAGGACGTGCCCGAGGACAAGCGGCAGGTGGTCATCAACAACGGCGGCGGCCACGCCAACCACACCCTGTTCTGGCAGATCATGGGCCCGAACGGAGGCGGCGAGCCGAGAAACGGCCTTGCCAGCGCGATTGGCAACGCTTTCGGCACGCTGGACGGGTTCAAGGACGCGTTCAGCAAGGCCGCGGCCACCCGTTTCGGCAGCGGCTGGGCCTGGCTCGTCGTGAACGGGGAGGGCAAGCTTCAGGTCTACAGCACCGCGAACCAGGATTCGCCCCTGATGCAAGGCCATACCCCCATCCTGGGTTTGGATG includes the following:
- a CDS encoding DUF2723 domain-containing protein, with amino-acid sequence MMGPQAGVPLEDRAFRAVDYATALAAACLAFLVYLRTLGPTVTGEDSGEFITAAYALGIPHPPGYPLWCLLAHVFTWLPFGSIAWRVNLSSAFFASATVFLLALLALRLTRNRAAAFGASLALAFSQEFWEQAVVAEVYALNAFLIALCVLLLWEWRRTRGDRRLLVFGFVYGLSLANHNTMMLLGPVFAGFVLREDGFRIARLRVYAGAALFALLGLFVYAYMPLASLADPPMDWGNPETLQGFWDHATRKQLSFMYWQYPRDAARYLWQLAACAGFWWRQFGWPVTLAGFAGWCLLWRRRRADAVFTMTAAVVVVAGFALVQNFNFDKEWLGIMTVFGIPAYMMTALWLSELLARVRSITTAAAAVPLLAACVLTPLFLHWRANDKSSYFWTQDYARNVLESMDPGAIYIPEADHASFPAVYVQASEGVRPDIIIGRKYGYLSLEVLAEIPADDRPAEWGDKPRRRYEPGIFGALLRHTARPVYFTTLPALPPHWRARQEGLLFRAVPLGAPTPDKDVWASYRWRNGLDPEQARGDDTAELILYEYHLARARERFREGLPESALEHLETGLNIYGREVQTLNNAAVLCVAFGRRGEAERYLREALLREPGCAVVEANLRRLEGSEERTGAETRAYPPPE
- the plsY gene encoding glycerol-3-phosphate 1-O-acyltransferase PlsY, with protein sequence MNTVWCAAAVAVSYVLGSIPTGLWLGLRLRGVDIREHGSRNIGATNTLRVLGRGLGALALAGDMLKGAVPVLAAARLGLWPHLPLACGVAAIFGHTFSVFLRFRGGKGVATGAGVFLALAWLPALLAGLVFAAVVAATRMVSAGSCSAAIVLAVAALLLPYGWPVRVAAVLIAALVVWKHRANIQRILKGEESRISFSSKREAGPK
- the der gene encoding ribosome biogenesis GTPase Der, yielding MPKKRKLPLVAIIGRPNVGKSTLFNRILGKQRAIVHNVEGITRDRFISEAEWEGRAFRVVDTGGIMENPVDPVSQKMQDQLRLAMAEARVLIFIVDGQCELTRTDYQIRDDVLRAGKPIVLAVNKLDNEDLEMRRFDFFGLGLGEPYAISAGHGHGIGPLLDAVAAHLPETPPRETDETEAAPAVKVAVIGKPNVGKSSFINAILNEERTIVHEQPGTTRDAIDIEFSWKGKEYVLIDTAGLRKKAGIRAPVEHFSVSRTLRAIRRADVCLVMIDATEGMTEQDKRVIGYVLEQGVGMVLVWTKWDLVEERAARFKQIDDEIELKMPHIKHAPYVTVSNVSRQRIFTVLDYVDRVAAGTDLRINTAELNKFMEDIRAKHPASTVKGKAAKVRYITQAGVKPPTFVLFVNRKDLFHFSYLRFIENQLRERYGFAGVPIKLELRQGNPAP
- a CDS encoding CDP-alcohol phosphatidyltransferase family protein, translated to MTLANRITLARVFCIPVFCALVYLYSPEREWLRWAAFALYTAAALSDILDGFIARRYHQHSRLGMRLDPLADKLIVNLGFVFIAANPYFYDVLPRWFMAFPVIVLSRDVFIVVGALLITSQMGPTQFRPRALGKATTWAHMSVIIAVLLKLSLAYYLILIALICTIASFADYFYSGAQLAASRKAA
- a CDS encoding response regulator codes for the protein MANPKILVVDDEPDVVMLIERTLKAEGLDVIRAFDGLEALDLAIREKPDLILLDIMMPTMSGYEVCEQIKANPETQQIPVVCLSSAHTPDARAHSLHVGALTFITKPFLTAELVAQVKRHLRPQE
- a CDS encoding PilZ domain-containing protein codes for the protein MSLTKDEDMAEKRRPLFVDGRLTPGEEMIWSPELKSLRRGRRNAPRTEVCRPCLVWTKRAPGVKLEGVVLDLNPRGMRIRLLEQLETGSVVVIQMMRDEEFKVPLSQSIEARVVRTQPGFGGLVDHGVQVMLRPIHRPASAPITIRRSRPRRTPRTRMHTLDITVGDRVTGNLGRRRG
- a CDS encoding superoxide dismutase, whose amino-acid sequence is MAYTLPPLPYAFDALEPHIDARTMEIHHGKHHQAYVNNVNAAVEGIDALAAKNIEDLLRSVQDVPEDKRQVVINNGGGHANHTLFWQIMGPNGGGEPRNGLASAIGNAFGTLDGFKDAFSKAAATRFGSGWAWLVVNGEGKLQVYSTANQDSPLMQGHTPILGLDVWEHAYYLKYQNRRPDYIAAFWNVVRWDKVADFYASARR